In Phyllostomus discolor isolate MPI-MPIP mPhyDis1 chromosome 3, mPhyDis1.pri.v3, whole genome shotgun sequence, a single genomic region encodes these proteins:
- the LOC114513139 gene encoding LOW QUALITY PROTEIN: N-acetyllactosaminide alpha-1,3-galactosyltransferase-like (The sequence of the model RefSeq protein was modified relative to this genomic sequence to represent the inferred CDS: substituted 1 base at 1 genomic stop codon): MELTLGLREHSECGTTLTPGRVGPGRCLSYRASVNATTHWSAPVVWHGTYEEKVLEKYYANHKITVGLTVFAVGRYIETYLLNFILSADNYFMVGQRVIIYILTDNFSKVPWIELNPLRTIKVFEIKREKRWQDVSMMRMKTISEHVVDHIQYEVDFLFCMDVDQVFMKKYGLETLGESVAQLHCYWYKAHPTEVPYERNRLSEAYMPMGQGDFYYHAATFGGTPVQVLNIARECFKGITTDKENNIEAVWHDESHLNKYFFLHKPTKLLSPEYSWDGGVERTGEIRAIKIMWALKNYKVVRATRNEXALPPLPVMNLRASLRLR, translated from the exons ATGGAGTTGACGCTGGGACTCCGGGAGCACTCCGAGTGTGGCACAACTCTCACGCCCGGCCGAGTGGGTCCAGGGAG ATGTCTTTCTTACAGAGCATCCGTGAACGCAACCACCCACTGGTCAGCTCCAGTTGTATGGCATGGCACTTATGAAGAAAAAGTATTGGAAAAGTATTATGCAAATCATAAAATTACTGTGGGGCTGACTGTGTTTGCTGTGGGAAG ATATATTGAAACCTATTTGCTCAACTTTATATTATCTGCTGATAATTATTTTATGGTTGGCCAGAGAGTCATAATCTATATCCTTACAGACAACTTCTCCAAGGTGCCTTGGATAGAGCTGAATCCCCTCCGTACAATCAAAGTTTTTGAAATTAAGCGCGAGAAGAGATGGCAAGATGTTAGTATGATGCGAATGAAGACCATCAGCGAACATGTTGTAGATCACATCCAATATGAAGTCGACTTCCTCTTCTGCATGGACGTGGATCAAGTCTTCATGAAGAAATATGGGTTGGAGACCCTGGGAGAGTCAGTAGCTCAGTTACATTGTTACTGGTACAAGGCACATCCTACAGAGGTACCTTACGAGAGAAATCGGTTATCAGAAGCATATATGCCTATGGGTCAGGGAGACTTTTATTACCACGCTGCTACATTTGGTGGTACTCCCGTTCAGGTTCTCAACATTGCCAGGGAGTGCTTCAAAGGAATCACGACTGATAAGGAAAATAACATTGAAGCGGTGTGGCATGATGAAAGTCACTTAAACAAGTATTTCTTTCTCCATAAACCCACTAAACTCTTATCTCCAGAATACAGCTGGGATGGTGGTGTAGAACGTACTGGTGAAATTAGAGCCATCAAAATAATGTGGGCTCTTAAGAATTATAAAGTTGTTAGAGCAACACGTAATGAATAAGCCCTTCCTCCCTTACCCGTTATGAATTTAAGAGCATCGCTTCGTCTTAGATGA